From the Desulfofundulus luciae genome, one window contains:
- a CDS encoding aminotransferase class IV, which yields MICINGQFLPASRAQIPALDQGFLYGYGLFETILVRGGQPVLLEAHLKRLEKGCTALGMALPLLLNELGSLVHQTIKLNNTVDGALRLTLSAGMAPGEAAGNLVVSTRPLPYSTLDYQKGLRAGWSSFRRNEQSPLVKFKTLNYLENVLAKKEARESGWDEALFLNTAGYVAEGAVSNIFLVKNGQVITPSLDQGLLPGIMRQVVLETCRRLGIAAQERPVSPHELLDADECFLTNSLMMVMPLVKIYDSPIGSGQPGVVTEEIKMAVSGHIS from the coding sequence GTGATATGTATAAACGGCCAGTTTCTACCGGCAAGCCGCGCTCAAATTCCCGCCCTGGACCAGGGATTCCTTTACGGTTACGGCCTTTTTGAGACCATCCTGGTACGCGGGGGTCAACCCGTGTTGCTGGAAGCACACCTGAAACGGCTGGAGAAGGGATGCACAGCCCTGGGGATGGCCCTGCCCCTGTTACTGAATGAGCTGGGCAGTCTGGTACATCAAACAATAAAACTAAACAATACTGTTGACGGTGCCCTGCGTCTAACCCTTTCCGCCGGAATGGCCCCGGGCGAAGCCGCCGGTAACCTGGTCGTCTCCACCCGCCCCCTGCCTTACAGCACCCTGGACTATCAAAAGGGGCTTCGGGCCGGCTGGTCATCTTTCCGGCGTAATGAACAATCTCCTCTAGTAAAATTTAAAACTTTAAATTACCTGGAAAATGTGCTGGCCAAAAAGGAAGCCCGGGAAAGTGGGTGGGATGAGGCACTTTTTTTGAACACCGCCGGTTATGTGGCAGAAGGAGCAGTGAGCAATATCTTTCTGGTAAAAAACGGCCAGGTGATTACTCCCTCCCTGGATCAGGGGTTGCTGCCCGGCATCATGAGGCAGGTGGTGCTGGAAACCTGCCGCCGGCTGGGCATTGCGGCACAGGAGCGGCCGGTCTCCCCGCATGAACTGCTCGACGCCGACGAGTGTTTCCTGACCAATTCTTTAATGATGGTAATGCCCCTGGTAAAAATTTATGACAGCCCCATCGGAAGCGGACAACCAGGAGTTGTAACCGAAGAGATAAAAATGGCGGTAAGCGGCCACATATCATAG
- a CDS encoding tyrosine-type recombinase/integrase: MRGTKRDAEAVLAEALAAASQGKFGLAPSALTVAGLLGVWFDASRRKWKPTTEACMRASADVWVEVLGAVPVAKLTAADVERALTLFERERKYAPKTCRRLFTVLRCAMRWAVKRKLVGSNPVDDVEPPAIPRREVRVWTEEEVARFMATAARTEKYMLFRMALATGMRLGELLALRWEDVDFKSGAVHVCRTWQTRPLLKG; the protein is encoded by the coding sequence GTGAGGGGTACCAAGCGCGACGCGGAGGCAGTTTTAGCTGAAGCACTGGCCGCGGCCTCACAAGGAAAATTCGGCCTGGCTCCCAGTGCTTTGACCGTGGCGGGGCTGTTGGGGGTCTGGTTCGATGCTTCGCGGCGCAAGTGGAAGCCGACGACGGAAGCGTGTATGCGGGCAAGCGCTGACGTATGGGTGGAAGTCCTGGGGGCAGTCCCTGTAGCAAAACTGACCGCCGCCGACGTAGAGCGAGCGCTGACCCTGTTTGAGAGAGAACGGAAATATGCGCCCAAGACATGCCGTCGGCTGTTTACGGTCCTGCGGTGCGCCATGCGCTGGGCGGTTAAGAGAAAACTCGTGGGGAGCAACCCGGTCGATGACGTGGAACCGCCCGCTATCCCGCGCCGGGAAGTGCGGGTCTGGACGGAAGAGGAGGTAGCGCGTTTCATGGCAACGGCCGCAAGGACGGAAAAATACATGCTGTTCCGCATGGCGCTGGCAACAGGTATGCGCCTGGGGGAACTCCTGGCCTTGAGGTGGGAGGACGTGGACTTTAAGTCCGGTGCAGTCCATGTGTGCCGGACATGGCAGACAAGGCCGCTGTTAAAGGGATAA
- a CDS encoding copper amine oxidase N-terminal domain-containing protein, giving the protein MKGLKKFFSLALVTVLLFSLAGGAWAAPKGGGQPGQARGHAERNMEQEHERNMNEGATVEEKEQNQNKEREENGLKKQEKRKSVTEHVYKGIENALQHVKNPVARAALEAIMEGKSVPEAVYQAKQSLKDWHDLVEVTVVAEELKEALEEDGSIDRLTRAECYKHLGEMLVEAGKMQDARSLLEQALKNNPGDDENYIILNKVFAKVKDSKIKVYIKGNMPMFDVAPVVENGRVLVPLRVLAESLGAAVDYKDNTINIQLNNSTVKLVVGSGKALVDGKPVMLEVPARVVDGRALVPLRFIGEGLKAKVNYYREGNLVAVE; this is encoded by the coding sequence ATGAAGGGGTTGAAAAAGTTTTTCTCCCTGGCGCTGGTTACCGTACTGCTCTTTTCCCTGGCGGGCGGTGCGTGGGCCGCACCGAAGGGTGGGGGGCAGCCCGGCCAGGCCCGGGGACATGCTGAACGGAACATGGAGCAGGAACATGAAAGGAACATGAATGAAGGGGCCACGGTTGAGGAAAAGGAGCAGAACCAGAACAAGGAAAGGGAGGAAAATGGGCTAAAAAAGCAGGAAAAAAGGAAGAGCGTGACAGAACACGTTTATAAGGGTATTGAAAACGCCCTGCAGCATGTGAAAAACCCGGTGGCCCGGGCCGCGTTAGAAGCCATTATGGAAGGAAAAAGCGTTCCTGAGGCGGTTTACCAGGCAAAACAATCCCTTAAGGATTGGCACGACCTGGTGGAGGTTACCGTCGTGGCCGAAGAACTAAAAGAAGCGCTGGAAGAGGATGGATCCATCGACAGGCTTACCCGGGCCGAGTGCTACAAGCATCTGGGTGAAATGCTCGTCGAAGCTGGAAAAATGCAGGACGCCCGCTCTTTGTTGGAACAAGCCCTGAAAAACAACCCGGGGGACGATGAAAACTATATTATTTTAAATAAGGTTTTCGCCAAAGTTAAAGATTCAAAAATTAAGGTATACATAAAAGGAAACATGCCCATGTTTGATGTGGCCCCCGTGGTTGAAAATGGCCGCGTCCTGGTGCCGCTCCGGGTACTGGCAGAGAGCCTCGGTGCCGCCGTTGATTACAAGGATAACACCATTAATATTCAACTCAACAATTCCACCGTTAAACTGGTAGTGGGCAGCGGGAAGGCATTGGTTGACGGGAAACCGGTTATGCTGGAGGTTCCCGCCAGGGTTGTTGACGGGCGGGCACTGGTACCTCTGCGCTTTATCGGGGAAGGTTTGAAAGCTAAAGTAAATTACTACCGGGAAGGCAACCTTGTGGCGGTGGAATAA
- a CDS encoding helix-turn-helix domain-containing protein yields the protein MIQFMPTEREIEAMSAFLTVEEAAGILRLKRSMAYEYVRQGIIPSIRLGNFIRVPKARLLELAGMQDKKPGEANF from the coding sequence GTGATTCAGTTCATGCCCACCGAGCGGGAAATTGAGGCCATGTCTGCTTTCCTCACCGTGGAGGAAGCGGCCGGAATCCTGCGGCTCAAACGGTCTATGGCTTACGAGTACGTGCGGCAGGGGATTATTCCCAGTATCCGCCTGGGCAACTTCATCAGGGTGCCCAAGGCGCGGCTATTGGAACTGGCAGGCATGCAGGATAAGAAACCGGGGGAGGCGAATTTTTAA
- a CDS encoding site-specific integrase: MADKAAVKGIIFQEPKSAASTRRVPLDPGTVQALREHRKKQAAVRLKAGEKWRDYGLVFCTKNGTPYAYSDVRQAMRRLVKGAKVPHIRFHDIRHTHASLLLWHGVHPKVVAERLGHASVKTTLDTYSHLLPDTQAAAAAAIGEVLGDSVSKPLAKRWDRG, from the coding sequence ATGGCAGACAAGGCCGCTGTTAAAGGGATAATCTTTCAGGAGCCGAAGTCGGCGGCGTCCACCCGGCGGGTACCACTTGACCCCGGTACGGTTCAGGCATTAAGGGAACACAGAAAAAAACAGGCCGCAGTCCGGCTAAAGGCGGGAGAAAAGTGGCGGGACTACGGTCTGGTCTTCTGCACCAAAAACGGTACGCCTTATGCTTACAGCGACGTGCGGCAGGCTATGCGCAGGCTGGTCAAAGGGGCAAAAGTACCGCATATCCGTTTCCATGATATTCGACACACGCACGCCTCACTCCTGCTGTGGCACGGTGTCCACCCGAAAGTGGTGGCTGAACGGTTAGGTCACGCCAGCGTAAAGACCACGCTGGATACTTACTCCCATCTGCTGCCGGATACCCAGGCAGCGGCTGCCGCAGCCATTGGAGAGGTACTGGGCGACAGCGTTAGCAAGCCGTTAGCAAAACGTTGGGACCGGGGCTAA
- the pabB gene encoding aminodeoxychorismate synthase component I translates to MPVCPPLIKKIPVTADVLALFEGLSSRPHSFLLDSGLIVQGLGRYSLMGTDPFLVLRSRGKRLWLEREGETTLLTGHPLEKLKDLLAHYRLPPGSCPLPFCGGAVGYFSYDLGRVLEKMPSLAVDDLQTPDLCLGFYDVVTVVDRVTGEVWVVSTGFPETDPATAVRRARQRLAETCSLLAKGLQRQQTETVQMETSRGPWSHAGDTGIPRVNGSHHVSHPGKRNAPVLFAHFDEISYCRAVQRAKDYIAAGDIFQVNLSQRFSLPRVVEPWPLYRRLRAINAAPMAAYLNFGEFQVVCSSPERFLKVTGRRVETRPIKGTRPRGRDPASDIRLREELWNSEKDRAELVMIVDMERNDLGRVCRTGSVRVPELYRLEEYATVFHLVSTVEGELAPDKDVVDLLAAAFPGGSISGAPKIRAMEIIEELEPVRRGIYTGSIGYIGFDGNADLNIVIRTLIFKGEQIYFQVGGGITIDSDPYMEYVETLDKARALVRALGLDDRQAFAFLAVRPVVQGDHRSTR, encoded by the coding sequence ATGCCGGTGTGTCCACCTCTAATAAAGAAAATACCGGTAACAGCAGACGTATTAGCCCTCTTCGAAGGGCTATCCTCCCGCCCCCACAGCTTTTTGCTGGATAGCGGGTTGATCGTCCAGGGACTGGGCCGGTACTCCCTGATGGGAACAGATCCCTTTCTGGTGTTGCGCTCCCGGGGAAAACGCTTATGGCTGGAACGGGAAGGGGAAACTACTCTTTTAACCGGCCATCCTCTGGAAAAGCTCAAAGATTTACTGGCCCATTATCGCCTGCCCCCGGGTAGCTGTCCCCTTCCTTTCTGCGGCGGCGCGGTGGGATACTTCAGTTACGACCTGGGGCGGGTACTGGAAAAAATGCCTTCCCTGGCTGTGGATGATTTACAAACCCCCGACCTCTGCCTGGGGTTTTACGACGTGGTCACGGTGGTGGACCGGGTTACGGGAGAAGTATGGGTGGTTTCCACTGGTTTTCCGGAAACCGACCCCGCAACTGCCGTACGGCGGGCGCGGCAAAGGCTGGCTGAAACCTGCAGTTTGCTGGCCAAGGGGCTGCAACGGCAACAAACGGAAACCGTTCAGATGGAAACAAGCCGGGGACCGTGGTCACATGCCGGCGACACGGGCATACCACGGGTAAACGGCTCTCACCATGTAAGCCATCCCGGGAAACGAAACGCGCCCGTCCTTTTTGCCCATTTTGACGAAATCAGCTACTGCCGGGCGGTGCAGCGGGCCAAAGATTACATTGCCGCCGGGGATATCTTTCAGGTCAACCTGTCCCAGCGCTTTTCCCTGCCCCGGGTGGTGGAGCCCTGGCCCCTGTACCGGCGCCTGAGGGCCATCAATGCCGCTCCCATGGCGGCCTACCTGAACTTTGGAGAATTCCAGGTGGTCTGCTCCTCACCGGAACGCTTCCTTAAGGTAACCGGCAGGCGGGTGGAGACCCGCCCCATAAAAGGAACCCGCCCCCGGGGAAGAGACCCGGCCAGCGATATACGGCTCAGGGAGGAGTTGTGGAACAGTGAAAAAGACCGGGCCGAACTGGTGATGATTGTGGATATGGAGCGCAACGACCTGGGACGGGTCTGCCGGACGGGATCGGTGCGGGTGCCGGAACTTTACCGGCTGGAGGAGTACGCCACCGTATTTCATCTGGTTTCCACTGTGGAAGGGGAACTGGCCCCGGATAAAGATGTGGTGGACCTGCTGGCGGCGGCCTTTCCCGGCGGCTCCATCAGCGGGGCGCCAAAGATCCGGGCCATGGAAATCATTGAGGAACTGGAACCGGTACGCCGGGGTATCTACACCGGCTCCATCGGCTACATCGGCTTTGACGGTAACGCCGACTTAAATATAGTGATCCGCACGCTGATATTTAAAGGGGAACAAATCTACTTCCAGGTTGGCGGCGGCATTACCATCGACTCAGATCCTTACATGGAGTATGTAGAAACGCTGGACAAGGCCCGGGCACTGGTACGGGCGCTGGGTCTGGATGACCGGCAGGCTTTTGCTTTCCTGGCCGTCAGGCCGGTGGTGCAAGGGGATCATCGATCAACCCGGTGA
- a CDS encoding type 1 glutamine amidotransferase has product MRALVVQNVTIEGPGLLQPAMEKEGWQLDIRVMDQGGTHLPVSLDGYGALVILGGPMNVYEEESYPYLRQVDQLIKEAIQKSLPVLGICLGGQLIAKALGAPVVRNPVPEIGWSKLRLTADGLKSPLFAGLPAEFFVFQWHGDTFALPPGVSHLATSEDCVNQAFSLGRHIFALQFHLEVNPEMINTWAEAYADELEEYGGPGAAGRLMQETAAIWEEYRQVAGQFLTNWMAILSRH; this is encoded by the coding sequence TTGCGAGCGCTGGTAGTACAAAATGTGACCATTGAAGGGCCGGGTCTTTTGCAGCCGGCCATGGAGAAAGAGGGCTGGCAGCTTGATATACGGGTGATGGATCAAGGGGGGACACATTTGCCCGTCTCTTTAGATGGCTATGGCGCCCTGGTAATCCTGGGTGGCCCGATGAACGTCTATGAAGAGGAATCTTATCCGTATTTAAGGCAAGTTGATCAACTGATTAAAGAAGCAATCCAAAAAAGTTTACCCGTGCTGGGTATCTGTCTTGGCGGTCAGCTGATTGCCAAGGCCCTGGGTGCACCTGTTGTCCGCAACCCGGTTCCGGAGATCGGCTGGTCTAAACTCCGGCTTACCGCCGACGGTTTGAAGTCGCCCCTGTTTGCCGGTTTGCCCGCAGAGTTTTTTGTCTTCCAGTGGCACGGCGACACCTTTGCCCTGCCTCCCGGGGTTTCTCACCTGGCTACCAGCGAGGATTGTGTTAACCAGGCGTTTTCTTTAGGGCGGCACATCTTTGCCCTGCAGTTTCATCTGGAGGTGAACCCGGAAATGATTAACACCTGGGCCGAAGCTTATGCTGATGAATTGGAAGAATACGGTGGCCCCGGTGCCGCCGGCCGCCTGATGCAGGAGACCGCGGCAATCTGGGAGGAATACCGGCAGGTGGCCGGGCAATTTCTGACTAACTGGATGGCTATTTTATCGAGGCACTAA
- a CDS encoding anthranilate synthase component II — MVIMIDNYDSFVYNLVQYLQELGQQVRVFRNDRVTLEEMEDLSPSHIVISPGPCTPDEAGISLAAIKHFAGRIPILGVCLGHQAIGQAFGGRVVRAGRPMHGKTSLVYHDGTGIYRGLPNPFAAARYHSLLVERETLPGCLAITAQTDQGEIMGLRHREYPVEGVQFHPESILTVVGKKLLANFLTLA; from the coding sequence GTGGTCATCATGATCGATAACTATGACTCCTTTGTGTACAACCTGGTCCAGTACCTGCAGGAACTGGGGCAACAGGTACGGGTTTTCCGTAACGACCGGGTGACCCTGGAGGAAATGGAAGATCTTTCTCCCAGCCACATTGTGATTTCCCCCGGTCCCTGCACACCAGATGAAGCAGGAATATCCCTGGCTGCAATCAAACACTTTGCCGGACGCATCCCCATCCTGGGCGTATGCCTGGGCCACCAGGCCATCGGTCAGGCCTTTGGCGGGCGGGTCGTAAGGGCCGGCCGGCCCATGCACGGCAAGACTTCCCTGGTCTACCATGACGGCACGGGTATTTACCGCGGGTTACCCAATCCCTTTGCCGCTGCCCGGTACCACTCCCTGCTGGTGGAAAGAGAAACCCTCCCGGGTTGCCTGGCCATTACCGCCCAAACCGATCAGGGGGAAATCATGGGTTTGAGGCACCGGGAATATCCGGTGGAGGGGGTACAGTTTCACCCGGAATCCATTTTAACGGTGGTGGGGAAAAAACTGCTGGCAAATTTTTTGACCCTGGCCTGA
- a CDS encoding O-acetyl-ADP-ribose deacetylase, with translation MEVRLGSTLLRLMVGDITQQDTEAIVNAANSSLMGGGGVDGAIHRAGGPQILEECKQIVARQGSLPTGQAVITTGGKLKARYVIHTVGPIWSGGNRGEDELLHNAYYNSLSLAREKGIRSISFPSISTGAYRFPIERAATIALKTVRDFILENNFFTEVRFVLFREDDFKVYQRAWEKLSGGIEG, from the coding sequence ATGGAGGTGCGTTTGGGTTCAACCTTGCTGCGCTTGATGGTGGGGGATATCACCCAGCAGGATACCGAAGCCATAGTTAATGCGGCCAATTCCAGCCTGATGGGCGGTGGTGGTGTGGACGGGGCCATTCACCGGGCCGGTGGGCCGCAGATCCTGGAGGAATGCAAGCAGATTGTGGCCCGGCAGGGCAGCTTGCCCACGGGTCAGGCGGTAATTACCACGGGCGGCAAATTGAAAGCCCGGTATGTCATCCATACCGTGGGCCCCATCTGGTCGGGGGGCAACCGGGGAGAAGACGAGTTGCTGCACAATGCCTATTATAACAGCCTTTCCCTGGCCAGAGAAAAGGGTATCAGATCCATTTCTTTTCCCTCCATCAGCACCGGTGCCTACCGTTTTCCCATCGAGCGGGCGGCGACCATTGCTTTGAAAACGGTGCGGGACTTTATTTTAGAAAACAATTTCTTTACGGAAGTACGCTTTGTTCTGTTCCGTGAAGATGATTTCAAAGTCTACCAGAGGGCCTGGGAAAAACTTTCCGGTGG